A part of Ptychodera flava strain L36383 chromosome 11, AS_Pfla_20210202, whole genome shotgun sequence genomic DNA contains:
- the LOC139143375 gene encoding uncharacterized protein yields MGCLQSVLCPFLGCVQGNDDEKDDSKKVQIKKLEMAKTNISDLDKTFDDAVAPFNETIDSYEAYLQAIEQFKLLTGHKKWNSIEESILGLKKSTYPDLTLEVKDETTIVLTLGSPSNEDNASSGDKITGCFDSINETSTKISESFKSAIESTNKIVADADELKGRVGDSELSQEDKAQARKNVGANVRKCERAPAIQDAVMENIGEFNDELKEVAKKLTDGDEKKKPEATETTKLLDQE; encoded by the exons ATGGGCTGCCTACAATCCGTCTTATGTCCGTTCCTGGGCTGTGTT CAAGGAAATGACGACGAGAAGGACGACTCCAAGAAGGTACAGATAAAGAAGTTGGAGATGGCGAAGACGAACATTTCAGATCTCGACAAGACTTTTGACGATGCGGTGGCGCCCTTCAACGAAACGATCGACTCGTATGAGGCCTATCTGCAGGCAATCGAGCAGTTCAAGTTACTGACCGGCCACAAGAAATGGAATTCGATAGAGGAATCAATACTGGGGCTGAAGAAATCTACGTATC CTGATTTGACTTTGGAAGTGAAGGATGAAACAACAATTGTGCTGACGTTGGGCAGTCCAAGCAACGAGGACAACGCATCGTCAGGCGACAAAATCACTGGGTGTTTTGACAGCATCAACGAAACCAGTACAAAGATCAGCGAATCTTTCAAGAGCGCCATCGAATCTACCAACAAAATTGTGGCCGACGCCGATGAGCTGAAGGGTCGTGTCGGCGACAGCGAACTAAGCCAAGAGGACAAAGCGCAGGCTCGGAAAAACGTTGGGGCTAACGTCAGGAAGTGCGAGAGGGCGCCTGCCATACAGGACGCCGTCATGGAGAACATTGGCGAGTTCAATGATGAACTCAAAGAGGTGGCAAAGAAGCTAACGGATGGAGACGAGAAGAAAAAACCAGAAGCTACGGAAACTACGAAATTACTTGATCAAGAATAG
- the LOC139143369 gene encoding uncharacterized protein PF3D7_1120000-like: protein MGALMCFFPDCGSVEDDDATIKKLEIEKTDCEHVDKIFENAATPFNETVDLVFNFQKSVADFKKLAGRKNTDSVKDTLVDLKKRYPDLEIQVDGTLKFVLVPGKAKAGGAKAEETATKLTETFGSVGNLATEIVEVADDVSDACENIVKEAREIKGNLKSQNLQPDHLLRATRSIFHNITEFRKVPDIEIAMVDVVHDFADGVREAREMIEVKLEKPKADNDAVKEEDNGEKDKEVEKDTSDTKNDQKPKSSEKSEATEMTKLLHDE from the exons ATGGGTGCCCTGATGTGTTTC TTCCCGGATTGTGGCTCGGTCGAGGACGATGACGCAACAATAAAGAAGTTGGAGATCGAGAAGACAGACTGCGAGCACGTAGACAAAATCTTCGAGAATGCCGCAACCCCCTTCAACGAAACCGTTGATCTGGTCTTTAATTTCCAGAAGAGCGTCGCAGATTTCAAGAAGCTCGCCGGACGTAAGAATACGGACAGCGTGAAGGACACGCTGGTTGACTTGAAAAAAAGATATC CTGATCTTGAAATACAAGTTGACGGCACTTTAAAGTTTGTCCTTGTCCCTGGGAAGGCCAAAGCAGGCGGTGCCAAGGCCGAGGAGACAGCTACAAAACTGACCGAGACATTTGGGTCGGTTGGCAACCTGGCGACGGAGATTGTCGAGGTGGCAGACGACGTCAGCGATGCCTGCGAGAATATCGTCAAAGAAGCCCGCGAGATCAAGGGAAATCTGAAGTCCCAGAACCTTCAGCCGGACCATTTGTTGAGGGCGACGCGATCCATTTTCCACAACATAACCGAGTTCCGCAAGGTCCCCGACATCGAGATTGCAATGGTCGACGTCGTGCACGACTTCGCCGACGGAGTCCGAGAGGCTAGGGAAATGATCGAAGTCAAGCTGGAAAAGCCGAAGGCTGACAACGACGCCGTGAAGGAAGAAGACAACGGCGAAAAAGACAAAGAGGTCGAAAAGGACACGTCAGACACAAAGAACGACCAAAAGCCGAAATCGAGCGAAAAGTCCGAAGCCACGGAAATGACAAAACTACTTCATGACGAATGA
- the LOC139143367 gene encoding uncharacterized protein — MGCGASSTTAKSDQKPKEKKRVKKVEKLDMQDTGIELLDKIFADAAAPFNKAIDVKEAFDSAINAFKVLVGFTKDDPMKDVILGLKKKFPKLRLEVKEGPKFVLTTGDDDEESLAGTALKFVQAFGAISRLLLEIIALVKTAIESAAALIGRVQEFQTLIRDSGLGALQTTRALKRASVNVKEFKKVLEIGKAFKQMIEDLIEEVKAAVAALKAEKDDSVEGVTASAAALKSEADDSVEGVTASAAALKSEADDSVEGVTASAAAIKSEADDSVEGVTASAAALKSEADNSVEEVKASAAAIKSQADDSVEGVTASAAAIKSEADDSVEGVTASAAAIKSEADDSVEEVKASAAAIKSEADDSVEGGKAPATALKAKTDDMGEEIKAPVSALKSEAEGSVVEDRASDEALKPEA, encoded by the exons AAACCGAAGGAAAAAAAGAGGGTCAAGAAAGTGGAGAAACTTGACATGCAGGATACGGGCATTGAACTTCTCGACAAAATCTTCGCAGATGCTGCGGCACCATTCAACAAAGCGATCGACGTCAAGGAGGCTTTCGACTCGGCCATCAACGCTTTCAAAGTCCTCGTTGGCTTTACTAAAGACGACCCGatgaaagatgtgattttgGGATTGAAGAAGAAATTCC CTAAACTTCGCCTTGAAGTCAAAGAAGGTCCAAAATTTGTTCTGACAACAGGAGATGACGACGAGGAAAGTCTGGCAGGCACGGCGCTCAAATTTGTCCAAGCTTTTGGAGCAATCAGCAGGCTGCTTCtagaaattattgctctggtgAAAACTGCAATTGAATCGGCCGCAGCGCTGATTGGAAGAGTCCAGGAATTCCAAACTCTGATTAGGGACTCCGGGCTCGGCGCGTTGCAGACAACCAGGGCCTTGAAAAGAGCCTCCGTCAATGTCAAGGAAttcaagaaagtactggaaatCGGAAAAGCCTTTAAGCAGATGATAGAAGACTTGATCGAGGAAGTAAAGGCCGCTGTCGCAGCTCTAAAAGCTGAAAAAGACGACTCGGTCGAGGGAGTCACAGCCTCTGCCGCAGCTCTAAAATCTGAAGCAGACGACTCGGTCGAGGGAGTCACAGCCTCTGCCGCAGCTCTAAAATCTGAAGCAGACGACTCTGTCGAGGGAGTCACAGCCTCTGCCGCAGCTATAAAATCTGAAGCAGACGACTCGGTCGAGGGGGTCACAGCCTCTGCCGCAGCTCTAAAATCTGAAGCAGACAACTCAGTCGAGGAAGTAAAGGCCTCTGCCGCAGCTATAAAATCTCAAGCAGACGACTCAGTCGAGGGAGTCACAGCCTCTGCCGCAGCTATAAAATCTGAAGCAGACGACTCAGTCGAGGGAGTCACAGCCTCTGCCGCAGCTATAAAATCTGAAGCAGACGACTCAGTCGAGGAAGTAAAGGCCTCTGCCGCAGCTATAAAATCTGAAGCAGACGACTCGGTCGAGGGAGGCAAAGCCCCAGCCACAGCCCTAAAAGCCAAAACAGATGACATGGGCGAGGAAATCAAAGCCCCAGTCTCAGCATTAAAATCTGAAGCAGAAGGCTCAGTAGTGGAAGATAGAGCCTCTGATGAAGCCCTCAAACCTGAAGCATAA